gtCAGATATGAGACATTGTACCATGGGAACTTTGATTGACTTCTACTTAACTCACCCTCTTGTGAATGTTGGTTCCTTTTTCATAAATGCCTTGCCCACTAGTCAGTGAGTACTTACAGTGGAGGCAGTAGATTTTAGATCATATTAATCCTTGTAAAGTAATTGGGTGTTAGCTGAAGCCAAAAGGCAATACCAGTAGCCTCTGTTGGGAAGAAACGATAGTGTGTGAGTTAATTGaggctcagttttgttttgttttgttttgttttatctgatTCAACACTTAAGGCCTTGTAGATGTGTGAAAGACTTGTCCAAAGTAAGACAatggagagtgggggtggggtggggcagggagaaacCAGGCTCTAGATTAAAGCTCAGCAtctttcccaccctcccccccacaacaCGCTGACACAGAAGCTGGCCCTGATTCATAATTTAGTGGCTGTGCAGGCCTAGGTCTCTTTATTTCTGCTGCTCACGGGTCCACTGCTCTGGGGTCAGAGTTTTCTGCTCAAAGGCATGGATGTGCAGAAGCTCTTCTGCTAGGCACGTGTTCACCAGCCTGGGGGAAAGATGGGGTTAGGAAACGGTAGGTGGAGGCCTGAGTCGCGATCCCAGAATGTAGGGTGATCAGGGAGACTGGAGGTGTCTCCCAGGTTGTGTCCCCAGGACGTGCGGACCAAAGAGGAAGAGGGCCTAAGTGTCAATACAGGGGCCATGAAGGCGGCATCCTTGGGGTCGTGGTTCACCGTGCGGGGCCGCTCTGGTGGGGGTTAGGGAGTTAGGTTGAGGGGAGTGGCCAGGGTTGTGGTCCCGGCGCTGGGGTCGCGCTGAATGAAGGGCTCCCGGGGCCTCACCGGTGTCTTTGAAGCAGCGGCTTCCCCTCGAACTTGGCCGACACCACCAGGACTCGGAAGCTGGACGCGCAACGGTTGGGAGTCGTGTCCTCGACTTCCTATGGGGAACAACGGTGTGGGGAGTATGAAACCCGCCCCTCAGGTCCTCTTTCCCCTTCGTTGGGCGAATCTAGACCGCTCAACTCACCACGTGCTCTGCCTCAAGGTCCCGCTGCAGCTTCTCCCGGAGGTACTCGGCGCTGAGTTCCATTGCGGCAGCCCAGAAGGGGCGGCAGCCCAGCGGGGATGGAATCCCAGCTCCCACGTAGCCACACCGCTTCCGCCCTTACCGACGCCACTTCCGTCAGAGTCTCGACTTCCGCCCTTACTAAGGCGTTTGTAAACCCGGCACTTCCGCCCTCACGCAAGTCCAGCTTTCCAACAGTCCTAGGTTTCCGCGCTTACCATCAGCCAGCCAATCAGAGTCAGCCCAAGGACCGAATCGGGCGCTAATAAGTGCCCGCCGCCTGCACAGCATCCCGGGTCCCGTGGGCCGGTTTGGACACCCTAGCACCAGTCAGTCAGGAGAGGGTGCGCGAATCTGCATTGCCGTGGCCTCTAGGGTATCTCGGGATCGCCTCCAAACGCTTTTTCCGAGACAGGCATCTTGCGGCCCTGGCAACTCAGTCCTCCCTAAGGTCATAGGCCACAGCAATCAACCCACAAGTCCCGATGGGCCCTGGGGGGGACGCGGCGAGGCCCGGGCGCTTCTTCGGCGTCTATCTGCTCTACTGCCTGAACCCTCGGCACCGGGGTCGCGTCTACGTGGGGTTCACCGTCAACCCTACTCGTAGGGTCCAGCAGCACAACGGGGGCCGCAAGAAAGGAGGGGCCTGGCGGACCAGCGGGCGCGGGCCCTGGTAAGAGGGAGTGGATTGCTGTCTGGAGCAGGGCTTCCAGGGAGAGGCGAGGCTCTGAGGAGAGGCCTGCCGAGAGGGGCGGGGCCAAGCCAGTGACAGTGGGCGGAGCCGGTGCGGTGGCTGAGAGCAGGGCCGGGATGCGAGTTCCTGGTGCAATGCCACCAAGGGTGGAGGAGCACGGTGGGGAGGCGGAGCCCTGTGAAACTCGGCTGTGGGACTAAGAGGCAGGGATTGAGTGAGAAGAGGACTGAGGATCTAGGGTTGGTCCGGTGACAGCGGCTGATGAACAAGGCTGGGGTTGTATCAGAGAGAGTCTgcaagggagaggacagagggagggcaggaggcggGGCCTGTGCTGGAGGCGGGGCCAGAGGTTGGCAGGTGTGAGAGGATGCACCTTCGCGAAGGGGGCGGGGCCTCGCGGACTAGGTTTGAAGCCTGGCATGAGGACTTCACTCTCAGGTAGGACTGGGGGTGAATCATGGGGAGGGGGTTCAGC
This sequence is a window from Prionailurus viverrinus isolate Anna chromosome E3, UM_Priviv_1.0, whole genome shotgun sequence. Protein-coding genes within it:
- the BOLA2B gene encoding bolA-like protein 2; translated protein: MELSAEYLREKLQRDLEAEHVEVEDTTPNRCASSFRVLVVSAKFEGKPLLQRHRLVNTCLAEELLHIHAFEQKTLTPEQWTREQQK